A stretch of DNA from Ranitomeya variabilis isolate aRanVar5 chromosome 1, aRanVar5.hap1, whole genome shotgun sequence:
ttctcatagacttgtattagcgccggattgcaatgGATGTCCTcacatttcatctgttttttgccggatgcaTCGAAAATCCATTTTCTGGCGGTCAGAGAAAACGTAcataggaatgttttttctgtccgtcgaaaaagtggacagcaacggatccagcaaaaaacggatgaaacgtgaggtgaaatgatggaatcTGGTGACTCAGTTTTTTTTAAGCAAATCATGCATTTcccattctggagtctctctctctctctctctccctccgaaaaaacggatccgtctcatccctttttttcacaatttacgacggatcttttttttttcaaaattcgctggatttagcctgacggcaaaaacctgatgtgtgaaagtagcctaagtcataaGTGTACTGGACAGTTTCGAGGAATGTTGCAAAGTTGACGGAAGAAAGTTCAAACATTGACTAGATTAAACAGTGGATAGTACAACAGAAATCCAGGTCTGCAGCAATGTCCATAAATGCCTCCAAGATGAACGTTTTTAATTTGTCCCTTGTCTGGTCAGTTTGTTTGTTTgtgacacacacgcacgcacgcacgcacacacactatgtgtatacagtgtacacagatacTTTAAAATGCACTTCAACTGCCTAGACCTCCTGTATACACCCTAAAGTATAAATGTATACTCTCTCTCTAtatgatatgatatatatataatgtgtgtgtgtgtgtgtgtgtgtgtgtgtgtgtgtgtgtgtgtgtgtgtgtgtgtgtgtgtgtgtgtgtgtgtgtgtatataacataTTGTCAGCTTTCCTAGTAAAACAGACAAGAGTACTTCTAAGCTAAGATGGGCAGGATGTGGCCTCTGTGGTGATGGCACCTTACCTTCTCTGGTGGCTGGCACATAATCAGTGCTGGCTGGTGGGATGCATAAGTCATTGTCCTGGGGAAAACGACTGCACTCCAGCATATCTGGCCACGGGAAGCCAAATGCAGACATGACAGGGGCACAGCTGTCCTTCACCTGCTCACATAGTGATCGGCAGGGCTTAATGGTCTCATCCAGATCATCAATGCACACTGGGGCAAAGAGGGAGCAGAGGAATTTCTTGGTGTCACGGTGGCATTGCTTCTGTATCAGTGGGATCCAGGAGGATGCTTGCTGCAAGACTTCCTTCATCGTCTCATGACCCAGCAGGTTGGGCAGCCTCATGTTGGGGTACTCAATGTCATGGCAAAGAACCAGAGTTGCAGGGATGGGTTTGCAATTGCTCCTCTTATAGGAAAATTCAGGTTGACCAAATGGAAACAAGCTTTTCACTGAGACCATACAGTCAGTAGCCAGCAGGATGAGGAAGATGAAGTAGAAGGGCTTCTGGCAGCACATGGTGAGCAGTCAGGAGAAACCAATGCTGCTGGTGAATGGCGAGCAGATTGTGCTCCTCTGGAGAGACAGTCGCAGCCTTCCTCAGGCTACATGCAGATCTCAGCTTCTGGCCGCCTCCACCTTACACCACACTCATCAGATGTTCTGCAAACAAGAGTTTTCTTGATTTTGTTTTATGCTAGTCCAGGGAGTGGGAGGAGGCTGCTGACAATCATCAGAAAAGGATTGGTCACTGCTTACTTGCTCAGTTGCTCCTTTGAGAATTCTCCTTTGGCAGGACAGCTTTA
This window harbors:
- the SFRP2 gene encoding secreted frizzled-related protein 2, yielding MCCQKPFYFIFLILLATDCMVSVKSLFPFGQPEFSYKRSNCKPIPATLVLCHDIEYPNMRLPNLLGHETMKEVLQQASSWIPLIQKQCHRDTKKFLCSLFAPVCIDDLDETIKPCRSLCEQVKDSCAPVMSAFGFPWPDMLECSRFPQDNDLCIPPASTDYVPATREAPKVCDACKTASEDDNDIVENLCKNDFALKIKVKEIAYINGDTKIIPETKSKTIYKLNGVTERDLKKTVLWLKDGLQCTCDEMNDINAPYLVMGQKLEGELVITSVKRWQKGQREFKRISRSIRKLQC